In Plasmodium brasilianum strain Bolivian I chromosome 12, whole genome shotgun sequence, the genomic window CGACGTTTTAAATCATTCATATCAATAATTCTTTCAGCAAATAAAGACACAtgtttatcattattaatactactattattactgctattggtactattgttattaccactattgttactactattactactgttattattactattccTATCATTATCACTTTTGTTATAAATTCCTAGGAATATCTTAGTCtttttaatcattttttctcctacattttttaatttataattctgACAACTGTTttcaaaagagaaaatatgtttttcatAGGGTAAGAAATTCATTCTGTCATCTTCAttcattcctttttttttttcttttaatgtGTTCTCTAATTCTTTACTTTTCCACTCATATATATCTCCATAACTATTACCCGAGTaattatatacgtacacattatgacaatttttcaaaagaCTAGATATATTGGTTtgaacataatttaaaagttgttcactcttatttattatgtgtacattatttaatatttcatcaTATGAGTTCAACTGttctttcattatattaatattatttatataatcatccatatcattattacataaaattaataagttATCAAACTCTGAACCATTAAGAGAAAATTTCAAGCAGTTGTCAGAAACAGGTATCGTTTtaatactaaaatatttatacaaattacGTACATAAATTTCTAGCAATGCATGATTATTCTTCTTTTGTGTAAGTAGCGAAGGAATGAACATATGCTTGTCACAGGAATGCTCTAAAAATAATTCCACAACTTGTTCATTATTGCTTTTTCTTAATAGCTCCTCAAATTGGAGGTATGTtacatcatcattattattattagcaGAGATGTTTCTATCGATATTAATAGTATCAATAGCGCTGGAGTTGGTAGATGTGTTCGTGGAAGCCGTAACCGTGGTAGTATTACTGTTTTTCAGATAGGCATGTAATTTCCTCCTTTCTTGCTCTTCCAAACTATCGTAACTTAATGCATTTCCAAGATAGGTAACTAATTCTAAATGTTTAGTCAAAAAGAGGATAAATCTTGACAATAAAACTACATTCCCAAATATTTTCCctctaaaattttttaatattttgattttatcTAAAATATCTAATGgcaattttatttctttacaACTATTTAACAAATAGTTTAGAATCATTTCTACAAATTTTATACTCAAataattgtatgtatatgcatgaaTAATTTCATACTGCTTTTTCTTGTCTGTGATATTTgtgtataatatatcatatactTCTACTTCtgttataatttcttttatcgaaaataaagaattatattctataaatttgtttaatatataattcacattttgaaataaattatccCCTTTTATTAACTCTTTAAAACATTCTGTATAATCTTGTTCATACCCTTTTAATAAGTATTCAattcttttcatatttgGCAAATCTAGCATATATCGATTATATTTAGGTGCACTATCATTAGAATGTGTACCACTACTATTGACTTTGTCATTGTCATCTATGGAATAATTATTCGATATACTATTGTTGGACTCACTATTTTTCGTcgtattttcatttaatgaaTCACTGTTTGATATCTTttcatttgaaatatttctAGTGGAAACTATTTCACTAGATAGACTGTCCTTGTTATTGTCCTCATTATTGTTGTCATTATTGTCCTGATTATTGTCCTCATTATTGTTGTCAttattgttatcattattgATATCATTATtgatatcattattatcattaatattactCCTCATCTTGTTATCACTACTATTATAACTATtactttttactttattaatAGCCGTATTATCATCGAGGGGCGACAGACGATCTTTCGTTAACAGTACTGCTAGGAGACTTTCCATATTATCACTATCCATTGAACGATTACTAACCAGATTATTAACGAAATTATTATGCTGTCTATCATTATTAGCAGCATAGTTCACAGAATCACTAGATATAGATTTATGAATTGAAGTTTCAGAATTAGGTATTGAACTGATGCTTGGTAAACTTAAACTAGTCAAGTATGTTTTGACAGCATTAAACTTATCATTCAGATAATTAACTGctgtttttttcttattatcattttcatttctcttacaaaataaacgaaatatatgctttttttgctttaaaaataatctattttttctatttccttCACTTAACGACGTATCctcatttttgtaaaaagtgTCTTCACGATTTTGCCCTCCTTTTAGATCTAGCGTCTCCGTCTCGTCACTATCCAGCACTTCGAACGCATTATGGCGCGTGTTAGACATGTTAGAGGTGTTAGAAATGTTGGAAGTTTTAGACATGTTAAAGGTGTTTGAATTCTTAGAGGTATGTACAATATGGGAAACATGGGCAGTATTAGGTGCATTATAAACATTAGAAGTATGCACATTAACCGCATCGTTCACGTGAACACCTTTGGATGTATTCCCTTGTATCATTTCCCCTTGTTCATTTAAGGGATTTCTATTTCCATCTCCGTTTGGAACTGTTTTTTTCACACAACTGCGTGCGGTTGCACCTGTAACATTAGTATTActattagtattattataattatcacTATTAATATAACTACTCGTGTTATCCTTGCTTCGGAGAGCTCCTAGCTCTACTTCTGAGTGTTTTAATTCATATGCGTATTTGTTTGACAAGTCTAAATGCTGCGTAAACTGCTTAATTTGATCTTgctcttttttctcttccaTCTGTTCACTTTTTTCATCTCTTTCTATAACTCCTAATAAATCtccaattttaataatagttCCTTCGGacattttatgttttaatatacCTGTTTCTGTTGATTTAAAAGTCATAATCATTTTCATTGCTTCTACTTCTATATAgtcctcatttttttttacttcctCACCATCCTTTATTAAATACTTGACTATTTTTCCATTAGTATTggataataaatgaaatggaTTGCTTATTtttggaataaaaatattgtctTTTTCTAGatgcatatgtatacctAAGCTATCTTCtgaacatgtatatatatatgtttgatTATAGAAGCTAgcaaaaattttgttattttccttttcatattCTGCAAATATTTCTAGTTCTTGACCATTAATTTGTAGTTTGTATAAATTCTCGCCGGTATTATATCCTTTGAAATCATATTTCACATTCtgaaatataatatcaaaaatatatgcattcttcatttttgtgTTTAATCCATTCTCGCTGCTGTTACTTTTACCGCTACTGCTACTTCTAACGTGATGAGGATGCTTCTCCTTTGGCATGATACCAATATCTTCTCTATTTAAATTATCCTCaaccttttccttttcattcataaaataaacaagcaatttaaaaatagaagcacataatataattatatgaaaggtgttataataaatatttttcttttcttctattaTGGTATCTAACCAATTGGTTGTTATATCATTATCGATAAAAGCTTTGGATTCTAAAATTTTCgctaaatattttgtaacaGTTTTTATTTCTCCATCTATATTTAATTTCCTTAAGGATAGAATCAAATTTTTTCTAGCTACTTCTCTTGTTTCTCCTTGTGCAAATATATGTCCAATTTGAGAATCCGAAAACTCATGAACGAATCCATCgttaatggaaaaataacCCCACACATCTTTtgaattttgaaaatttattctttttaccCTACCAGATGTTGGCTTAAAACTGTCATTACTATTTTCTGCTGTAATTCTTGCCGCaataacataattatttatgtatggtgtattattataaaagtcGAAATTTTCTATGCATTTGGCACCACTTCCTTTTGATATGGTATCAACATTATTCATTGatgtattttttgaaatatcaTTAGGTATGTTCACATGGATGTGTGTattgtttaatatatcatcTTCATTCATTTTGGTAAGATTCCCCCTATTTTGATGCTTTTGACTATGCTGTATTTGATTATACTCAGATGTTCTTTCCCCTTTAATCGGTAATGTACTTTGGCTCGTAATTCgctcattaattttatataacctGTTAATATCATCTATATTTTGAAGAGGAATACCCATAGCTACTTGGAGTTGTATGGATATAAGGTTAGTATTTGTTATTCCTTCCGACACCGGATGCTCCACTTGCAAACGAGGATTTaactctaaaaaaaaatatttttgttttacttgatcatataaatattcaatagTTCCTGCTCctctatattttatcatttttgttaAACGTATTGATGACTTTTCCATTTCTCTAAAAATATGATCAGGAACAACTGATGGTGGCCCttcttcaaaaattttttgaaatctTCTTTGAGTAGTACAGTCTCTTCCACTTAAGGAACAAACATTACCATACATGTCACCAACTACTTGTATTTCAATATGTCTTACATTATTACATactttcattaaaaatataggaGAATCTGGTAATTCATTTTGTACTTGTTCATatgcttttttaatttctttttcacttTCTACTTTTCTAATCCCTTTTCCTCCACCTCCTTGTGAGGCTTTTATCATAACTGGATAGCCAATTCTATCACATTCTTTTATACATGCTTCTAACGAATGTATAGtagatttattatatatatcatctttaattttattttcaaaattgtcAATTATAATGCTATCACCACTCCATTTAACAACAGGTACATTCACACTTTGAGCTAAAATGTTAGCGGATATTTTATCTCCTAAAGCTTCCATCACCTGACCAGTTGGCCcgataaaaattaaattctcCTTTTCTAATAATATAGACAATAATGGGTTCTCAGAACAATGTCCCCATCCTGGCCAAACAGCAtctacattttctttttttgcaaTATCTATTATTAAAGGTACATTtgcataattatttatatttttacctgAAGGTACCTTAACTACTTTATCTGCtaaggaaatatattttgcattACTTCTAATATCATCATCTGTAGCTAgaactataatttttattaagttttcatcataaaattttttaaataaccaTTCTTTTAAcgataaaatacattttaggGCTGCCATTCCATTATTTGcaattaacaattttttgataattttttcatttttattttttaaaaaattaaaataaggaTATCGTCTTTccttaatataatttacgtATTCTTCAtgcgcttttttttttatgtaatttttttcttcgtaTGTTGGAAAATCTGTATGATCAACGAATTTATTAATCTTACTGCTACATGTGCTTCCATTTACCTCGAACATCTTATTACATTGTGCATTGTTACCTGATACCCTATTTCCTTCTTCTAATTTGATCTCTTCATCTAGTAGACTTCCCTCATATGCATTATCTACGTCAACCCTCTTAGAATATTTTCTACAGCTACTGTAACTGTTATTAGGTAAATTCTGGATATCACTTGTATCATTGTTTCGAGATGAAGAATTCTTTGGGGTCTTAAAActgtaaaataatttgtttaaatttttcttcttttttcgaACATTTCTTTTACTGAATATTATACCGTCCTTTAACATATCATCTGAATACGCATATAACATCATATCgctttttgtcttttttataatggaGGACGTAGAAGGCGGAAAAGTAGACGATGGAAAAGAGGAAGTTGGAGAAAAAGACGATGGAAAGGAAGACGAAGAAatgaaagaagaagaagaagaaggaGAAGGGTTTgctacataatttatattattcatattttcttcaATGTTGTTATATGCGATATTATAATTTGATAAATAATCTGATTCTTGTTCTATGTAAGAACctcctttattattattacttgtattttttctaatagtACTCTTATCGTTTATATTGCTCGAGTAACTATTTTctctaaaattattttgaaaataatcaTCCTTAGATGTGACACTTATAAAACTTTCTTTAGTTTCATCATGTATTTTACTTCTTGtgttatatgcatattcttcatcaaagtattttttacttaatctttcatttttttcccattttgtATCTTTGGAATGATTGTCTAAAATGTTAACATAACCTTGCTCATTAAGGGGAAATGGTGAACTTTCAGTATTGCTCTTCGAACTATTGACTGAATTATCTGCATGctttgatttttttattttaaaaaaggagttTGATATTTCTGTTCCCTTGGATACAAACAAAGGCACAAATTTGTTTCTATAATTCTCATACAGAATATTATTAGACCCTTTTATACAATGATGATATGCTTCTCTAGTATCTCTGTCAATGaagttattctttttaatattattatgcatatgtagataatgattattactattttttattgactCTGCAagattttcaaatataagaacaaataaaaataataatgaaaagctattaatcattttttgattttactCTATTtacttttccttttatttacaACACATAACTGCAAAGCACAATTCGTACGTATGTAGCAATGGCATTCGACGTATGTAGCAATGGCATTCGACGTATGTAGCAATGGCATTCGACGTA contains:
- a CDS encoding acetyl-CoA carboxylase — its product is MINSFSLLFLFVLIFENLAESIKNSNNHYLHMHNNIKKNNFIDRDTREAYHHCIKGSNNILYENYRNKFVPLFVSKGTEISNSFFKIKKSKHADNSVNSSKSNTESSPFPLNEQGYVNILDNHSKDTKWEKNERLSKKYFDEEYAYNTRSKIHDETKESFISVTSKDDYFQNNFRENSYSSNINDKSTIRKNTSNNNKGGSYIEQESDYLSNYNIAYNNIEENMNNINYVANPSPSSSSSFISSSSFPSSFSPTSSFPSSTFPPSTSSIIKKTKSDMMLYAYSDDMLKDGIIFSKRNVRKKKKNLNKLFYSFKTPKNSSSRNNDTSDIQNLPNNSYSSCRKYSKRVDVDNAYEGSLLDEEIKLEEGNRVSGNNAQCNKMFEVNGSTCSSKINKFVDHTDFPTYEEKNYIKKKAHEEYVNYIKERRYPYFNFLKNKNEKIIKKLLIANNGMAALKCILSLKEWLFKKFYDENLIKIIVLATDDDIRSNAKYISLADKVVKVPSGKNINNYANVPLIIDIAKKENVDAVWPGWGHCSENPLLSILLEKENLIFIGPTGQVMEALGDKISANILAQSVNVPVVKWSGDSIIIDNFENKIKDDIYNKSTIHSLEACIKECDRIGYPVMIKASQGGGGKGIRKVESEKEIKKAYEQVQNELPDSPIFLMKVCNNVRHIEIQVVGDMYGNVCSLSGRDCTTQRRFQKIFEEGPPSVVPDHIFREMEKSSIRLTKMIKYRGAGTIEYLYDQVKQKYFFLELNPRLQVEHPVSEGITNTNLISIQLQVAMGIPLQNIDDINRLYKINERITSQSTLPIKGERTSEYNQIQHSQKHQNRGNLTKMNEDDILNNTHIHVNIPNDISKNTSMNNVDTISKGSGAKCIENFDFYNNTPYINNYVIAARITAENSNDSFKPTSGRVKRINFQNSKDVWGYFSINDGFVHEFSDSQIGHIFAQGETREVARKNLILSLRKLNIDGEIKTVTKYLAKILESKAFIDNDITTNWLDTIIEEKKNIYYNTFHIIILCASIFKLLVYFMNEKEKVEDNLNREDIGIMPKEKHPHHVRSSSSGKSNSSENGLNTKMKNAYIFDIIFQNVKYDFKGYNTGENLYKLQINGQELEIFAEYEKENNKIFASFYNQTYIYTCSEDSLGIHMHLEKDNIFIPKISNPFHLLSNTNGKIVKYLIKDGEEVKKNEDYIEVEAMKMIMTFKSTETGILKHKMSEGTIIKIGDLLGVIERDEKSEQMEEKKEQDQIKQFTQHLDLSNKYAYELKHSEVELGALRSKDNTSSYINSDNYNNTNSNTNVTGATARSCVKKTVPNGDGNRNPLNEQGEMIQGNTSKGVHVNDAVNVHTSNVYNAPNTAHVSHIVHTSKNSNTFNMSKTSNISNTSNMSNTRHNAFEVLDSDETETLDLKGGQNREDTFYKNEDTSLSEGNRKNRLFLKQKKHIFRLFCKRNENDNKKKTAVNYLNDKFNAVKTYLTSLSLPSISSIPNSETSIHKSISSDSVNYAANNDRQHNNFVNNLVSNRSMDSDNMESLLAVLLTKDRLSPLDDNTAINKVKSNSYNSSDNKMRSNINDNNDINNDINNDNNNDNNNEDNNQDNNDNNNEDNNKDSLSSEIVSTRNISNEKISNSDSLNENTTKNSESNNSISNNYSIDDNDKVNSSGTHSNDSAPKYNRYMLDLPNMKRIEYLLKGYEQDYTECFKELIKGDNLFQNVNYILNKFIEYNSLFSIKEIITEVEVYDILYTNITDKKKQYEIIHAYTYNYLSIKFVEMILNYLLNSCKEIKLPLDILDKIKILKNFRGKIFGNVVLLSRFILFLTKHLELVTYLGNALSYDSLEEQERRKLHAYLKNSNTTTVTASTNTSTNSSAIDTINIDRNISANNNNDDVTYLQFEELLRKSNNEQVVELFLEHSCDKHMFIPSLLTQKKNNHALLEIYVRNLYKYFSIKTIPVSDNCLKFSLNGSEFDNLLILCNNDMDDYINNINIMKEQLNSYDEILNNVHIINKSEQLLNYVQTNISSLLKNCHNVYVYNYSGNSYGDIYEWKSKELENTLKEKKKGMNEDDRMNFLPYEKHIFSFENSCQNYKLKNVGEKMIKKTKIFLGIYNKSDNDRNSNNNSSNSSNNSGNNNSTNSSNNSSINNDKHVSLFAERIIDMNDLKRRNRMRCGSLFAFNESKETDKIVLSNKEEKQVYASFISELIESVGDIRIARLRDLVEDTKITSYITYSVIIDNYNNEEVEKQINKIKETYKYFLSTYNELLLENYVNNVYIKVYKKKKEYLNSGINIKLDRLLKLHVLFDNEENVIEQINEITPFDIDTLYLKRKRARDVDTVYAYDFIKLIDIALNRMNSTLNNNFNYINSIKEFRLDHNSIQIGKETKIESNDERNDERNDERNDERNGGYINYGNIEHSSDRSGVHSTKHNDEGSTHDSNTSSNTLCDKHNSLNSSEGKCVSLFENCDNLSADDVRIKNSLYLTDKINVGKNKTSVIGFLMNVRTDEYKEGRDIVFIINDITTYGGSFSVLEDELYYGISCYAREKKIPRIYISCNSGARIGLYTYLMDKIKVCWKDNKKKELGYNYIYITQEVKDKMPKDDIVFLNEIMENNEKRYIIDGIVGNLNNHIGVENLRGSGLIAGETSKAYEQIFTLSYVTGRSVGIGAYLVRLGKRIIQKKGSSLLLTGFNALNKILGEKVYVSNEQLGGVKIMMRNGISQIEAENDQDGINKIFKWLSYVPKTSIDYYDVIERAEEDETVQEMEDKQQNYDSSTRPCMLRGTGSPGKNTEPKKARKQGDNREDYIDGHIYSITDDKVDSNFQNIGVKICEPISLAGTGEESFSKNKNGHTKLQEEQSSKAKFFIKQINDMDSDDLNDTDIVELIRGTDTKQGFLDKNSYFEYMSEWGKGIIAGRGKLGSIPIGFIAVNKNLVKHVIPCDPALKTKTIKSIHAPCVFLPDNSYKTAQSIEDFSKENLPLFVFANWRGFSGGTMDMFNSILKFGSMIVNQLVNYKHPVFVYIPIGGELRGGSWVVVDETLNSQIIEMYADTYSKGGILEPPGIVEVKFRFPEIKKLMHSIDSSIIALNEKLLNAQEDEDIIKIKKEIEEKEKELLPFYLQVCHKYADLHDVSTCMQSKGAIRKIVPWKKARSFFYYRLLRRLLINILNKKYSSKISKNDEIKKLLNSITDSDVGDYEACKRILNENTLNYIKKLTDDILYKNNLDDFYEAFENLSRRQKKELFNKISSYKF